A stretch of Lathyrus oleraceus cultivar Zhongwan6 chromosome 6, CAAS_Psat_ZW6_1.0, whole genome shotgun sequence DNA encodes these proteins:
- the LOC127095289 gene encoding uncharacterized protein LOC127095289, whose protein sequence is MTEKYDMALLQTIPIKLKDQGKFTISCIIGGVDFPHALCDLGLSINLIPLNKVKELNLTEIIPSNITHTLADLSVTHSYGVLQDVLAHVDGLFFPVYFVVVDMKGDTGSSVIIGCPLLATGKALIYLKIGGHSLKFNNEKMVFNAYEWTPYADDLETCYQIENKAIKDDKGRNKGQLSSVSVSLAPNVP, encoded by the coding sequence ATGACTGAGAAATATGATATGGCATTGCTCCAAACAATACCAATAAAGCTGAAGGATCAAGGTAAGTTTACCATCTCTTGCATTATTGGTGGGGTAGATTTCCCACATGCTCTATGTGATTTAGGGTTGAGTATCAATTTAATTCCTCTTAATAAGGTGAAAGAATTAAATTTGACAGAGATTATACCTAGTAATATAACTCACACCTTAGCTGATTTATCTGTTACCCATTCTTATGGTGTTTTACAAGATGTGTTAGCACATGTCGATGGTCTATTTTTTCCTGTATATTTTGTGGTAGTAGATATGAAGGGAGACACGGGCAGTTCAGTTATTATCGGATGCCCATTATTGGCGACCGGGAAAGCATTAATATATTTGAAAATAGGCGGACATAGCTTGAAGTTTAATAATGAAAAAATGGTGTTTAATGCTTATGAATGGACACCATATGCAGATGACCTGGAAACATGCTACCAGATTGAAAACAAAGCTATCAAGGACGACAAAGGAAGGAATAAAGGACAATTATCCAGCGTGAGTGTATCCCTTGCGCCTAATGTGCCTTAG